A window of the Miscanthus floridulus cultivar M001 chromosome 14, ASM1932011v1, whole genome shotgun sequence genome harbors these coding sequences:
- the LOC136502859 gene encoding uncharacterized protein yields the protein MPKSKRNRPVTLSKTKKKPGLERKGKVVAEIKDAIDKYSSVYVFTYDNMRNQKLKDLREQLKSSSRIFLAGKKVMQIALGRSPADEAKTGLHKLSKFLQGDSGLFFTNLPRDDVGRMFREFEEHDFARTGSTATETVELKEGPLEQFTHEMEPFLRKQGLPVRLNKGVVELVADHVVCEEGKPLSPEAAQTLRLLGIQMATFRLYLVCRWSCDEFEVYKEGLMHLGADDSS from the exons ATGCCGAAATCCAAGCGCAACCGCCCAG TAACCTTATCAAAGACCAAGAAGAAGCCAGGTTTAGAGCGCAAGGGCAAAGTAGTCGCCGAGATCAAAGATGCTATCGACAAATACAGCAGCGTCTATGTTTTCACCTACGATAACATGAGGAATCAGAAGCTCAAGGACCTTAGGGAGCAGCTCAAATCCTCTAGCAG GATATTTCTGGCTGGAAAGAAGGTCATGCAGATAGCATTGGGGCGTTCACCTGCTGATGAAGCTAAAACAGGCCTCCACAAACTTTCCAAG TTCCTTCAAGGTGACTCTGGTCTGTTCTTTACCAATCTTCCAAGGGATGATGTTGGGAG GATGTTTCGAGAATTTGAGGAGCATGATTTTGCAAGGACAGGAAGTACTGCGACAGAGAcg GTGGAGCTTAAGGAAGGTCCTCTGGAACAGTTCACACATGAGATGGAGCCCTTTCTACGGAAGCAAGGACTTCCAGTTCGCTTGAACAAAG GTGTTGTAGAGTTGGTTGCAGACCATGTAGTTTGTGAGGAAGGAAAGCCCCTTTCACCAGAAGCAGCACAGACTCTG CGGTTGCTTGGAATACAGATGGCAACATTCCGTCTATACCTTGTGTGCCGCTGGTCGTGTGATGAGTTTGAAGTTTACAAAGAAGGCTTGATGCACCTAGGAGCTGATGATTCCTCTTAA
- the LOC136502861 gene encoding uncharacterized protein has translation MPNRKTIFVAQDNPSRLTVQFVYEIEHFAFCNNGYFLLERRSCRSRWGVHLLIKLKQACIDFPSSFKVTLVCYLLIFQGTTWRGCFENFRSMTWQRQEVERKEGPLEQFTHGMEPFLRKQGLPVRLNKGVVELVADHVVCEEGKPLSPGATNSARSNKLCGCLGYRCQHSVYTLCAAGRVMTLKFTKKA, from the exons ATGCCGAATAGGAAGACCATCTTTGTGGCTCAAGACAATCCCTCAAGGCTCACCGTGCAATTTGTTTATGAGATTGAGCATTTTGCATTTTGCAACAATG GATATTTCTTGCTGGAAAGAAGGTCATGCAGATCACGTTGGGGCGTTCACCTGCTGATTAAGCTAAAACAGGCCTGCATAGACTTTCCCAG TTCCTTCAAGGTGACTCTGGTCTGTTATTTACTAATCTTCCAAGGGACGACGTGGAGAG GCTGTTTCGAGAATTTCAGGAGCATGACTTGGCAAAGACAGGAA GTGGAGCGAAAGGAAGGCCCTCTGGAACAGTTTACACATGGAATGGAACCTTTTCTACGCAAGCAAGGACTGCCAGTTCGCCTGAACAAAG GTGTTGTAGAGTTAGTTGCAGATCATGTTGTTTGTGAGGAAGGGAAACCCCTTTCACCAGGAGCAACAAACTCCGCCAGAAGCAACAAACTCTG CGGTTGCTTGGGATACAGATGTCAACATTCCGTCTATACCTTGTGTGCCGCTGGTCGTGTGATGACTTTGAAGTTTACAAAGAAGGCTTGA